The DNA window TACTATGCTTGCCTTTATATATACTGATGCAGTACTTGATTCAAAATCATTAAATAAATCTTTAAAAGCAGGTGTTGATAAAAGCTTTAACATGATAGTGGTGGATGGAGACACCAGTACCAACGACATGGTGCTGCTAACAGCAACTGGTGAATCTGGAGTTGAAACTGATATTAATGATTTTCAAGAAGGTCTTGATTTTGTTCTTACAGACCTTGCAAAAATGATTGCAAGAGATGGTGAAGGTGCTACCAAATTAATTGAAGTTAATGTAGATGGTGCTTTTACATATGACGATGCCCGCCTTGTTGCAAAATCCATTGTACGTTCACCTCTTGTAAAAACCGCAATATTTGGACATGACCCTAACTGGGGCCGCATAATTGCAGCAATCGGTTATTCTGGTGCGAATATAAGGCAGGATAAAATATCGCTTGCTTTTTCCGACGGTAAGAACACTGTAGAACTTGTTAAAAACGGTCGTATAGTCACAAATGATAGAAATTCACAGGACGCACTAAAAAACATAATGGAAAAAAAAGATATCAAAATACTGATAAATCTTGGAATGGACAATAAAAGCGCTACAGCGTGGGGTTGTGACCTGACATATGACTATATAAAAATCAATGCGGAATATACAACATGAAGGTGAACATCTAATAATGGAACTTGAACACTGGGAAAAAAATCATTCTGAAGCATACTCTGACATCAGCAAATCATTGGAAAACATTAAAGGCATTTTTGTTGCATATAACAGCAATATTGATGCAATAAAACACATTGAAAAAGACGATTTTGACAAACTTTTAAAACATGTGAACCTGAAAAACGTTAAACACAGGTCGATGTCATTTCCGAGAGTGATTAAAGACCCTGATGATCTTATGGCAAGATTGGTAATTGCCATGCGCGATGGTAAAGCCGCAGAAGTTCCTACATATTCTACCGATGTTCATGAATGGCTAACAAACCATATTGATTTTGATAATGCTTATATGGGTGGACAGGCTGGTATTATATCTAATTTCCTGGCAAATATTGATATAAAAAATGTAGTAACCTACGTTCCCTGGCTTTCCAAGGAACAGGCTGAATACTTCACAAATTCTAAAAATCTTCTGTATCCGGTTGTAGAAAACAGTAAACTGAGTTTCAAACATCCAATAAACGCCTATAACCCGGAATATGAGCCAAAAGTTAACTGGATAATGGAATTTTCAAAAGGACTTGAAGTACAATGCGGAGAAGAAGAATTTGTAGTTCCAAGAGATAACCGACTTATACTTTCCTCAAGACCTACATGGCTTCGCATAGACATGAGTAAAGAGCTTTATGAGCAACTACCGGAACTTGGAAAAAATGTCGATGGTGCTATACTTTCAGGCTACCAGATGATAAAAGAAAATTATGAGGATGGTTCTACATACCATAATTATGTTAAAAAATCAGTCGATGCTATAAAGAGATTAAAGAATGGAAATCCAGATATTCGCATTCATGTAGAATTTACATCTATACAGGATAAGTTTATCCGTGAAAGGATATTAAAAGATATTGTTAGCCAGCATGTCCATTCACTGGGACTTGATACAATAGAAGTTGCAAACGCTCTTAACGTCCTTGATTATGAGGAACTTGCTTATGCAGTTATCAATAAAACTGAGAAAGGTATTTCTGCACTGTATGAAGGAGCAGTCCGTTTATTATATGAACTTGAACTTGAAAGAGTACATGTACATTCACTTGGGTATTTTATCTGTGTCGTTAAAAATACACATCCAGTAGACATAGAAGACCATAGGAATGCCCTCCTGTTCGCATCAACAGCTTCTGCCGCCAAAGCTAAAATAGGAAATATCAAATCAATTGATGATATCAAAAAAGGTCTTGGAACTCCTGTTTCAGAGAAGGGATATAACCACCTCCAAGAATTGGCAAAATACCTTGAAAAAGAAGGCATATGCCTTACAGAGGAGTTTGAAAAGGGATACATCCGCACCCCATACCATGATGTTATAATCATACCTACTAAAGTGGTGGAAAAACCAGTTGCTACGGTTGGAATAGGTGATATAATATCTGCATCAGCCTTTGCAGCCGTACTGGCTAAGATGAAATGAGAGTCTAAAAAAACAGGAGCTTTTCGATGAATATACTCTGTGGATACAACGCAAACATCGATTCAGTTTACAGGATTACAGGGGATGAGATTAACCGGTTGCTTGAACATCAAAACCAAGATAACATCATAAAAAAAATAGAAAATCCACCCAACCGTATTGATTCTATTGATGATTTTATTGCCGGTCTGATTATCTGTATACGTAATGGTTCAGGTGCAGAATGGCTTGTTCATGATGATTCGGTTTTTGAGTTTTTAAAAAACTATTTTTTTGACAATTCCATTATCCGTATGGGTGGGAATTGTGGCATAATGTCAAATGTGTTGTCACTAATGGGTGCTGGTGAAGTAGTACCAAATATTGCAAAACCATCAAAAACCCAGCTTGATGCATTTACAGACAACGAATCTATCATTATTCCAGGTTACAATAATCAGAATGATATTAATGAAGACAAAGAATTAATACATTTTGTATTCGACTTTAAAAAAGGTGAAAAAGTTACCTTAAACGGTTATTCCATGGTGGCACCAAGAGAAAATCGTTTCATAGCTACATATGACTGTTTGAACATAGAACTTACAATTAACCCCGATTTTAAACACTATGCCGATGAACACATAGATGAAATGGATGGTGCACTGATATCAGGTTACCATATGCTTCAGGAATATTATCCAGATGGTTCCAGCTATGTTGACAAATTCCAGAAATCCCTTGACCAGATAAAAAACTGGAAACAGTTAAATAAACAACTGTTGCTTCATGCAGAACTTGGACATTTTTCCAATGTTGAAATTGCCCAATATGTATTCACTAGCCTTACAGACCACGTAGATGGAATGGGTATGAATGAGGATGAACTTGCAATGCTGCACGGGATACACAACATCCCTGTAAATGATATTTTACAGATGAATGCTATATCTATACTTGAAGCATCCTTACAATGTGTTTTAAAATCCGGATTACAAAAGTTTATAATTCACACAAGGGAATTTACGCTTTGTGTCTGTAAACCAGACGTTTTTGATGCTGTCTGTGAACTCGAATCTATGAAATTCGGAGTGAAATGTGCAGCCGTATTTGCAGACACAGGGATACTTAAAAATAGAAACTATGTTGAAAAAACAGCATCAAAACTGGAAGAAAGTGATTTTGGATTAAATGAAGTAGAAAAAATCAAGGAATTTATAAACGGTAAATCGTACAATAATGGAACTTATGGGAGTCGTTCAGGTTTAAGTGTGGGTATAATTCCGACCCTTATTTCAAAAAACCCTATATCCACTGTAGGATTGGGAGATACCTTCTGTGCTGGAACATACTTGAAACAACTTGAATTGGTTAAAAATCCTGAATGAT is part of the Methanohalobium evestigatum Z-7303 genome and encodes:
- a CDS encoding ADP-dependent glucokinase/phosphofructokinase; this translates as MNILCGYNANIDSVYRITGDEINRLLEHQNQDNIIKKIENPPNRIDSIDDFIAGLIICIRNGSGAEWLVHDDSVFEFLKNYFFDNSIIRMGGNCGIMSNVLSLMGAGEVVPNIAKPSKTQLDAFTDNESIIIPGYNNQNDINEDKELIHFVFDFKKGEKVTLNGYSMVAPRENRFIATYDCLNIELTINPDFKHYADEHIDEMDGALISGYHMLQEYYPDGSSYVDKFQKSLDQIKNWKQLNKQLLLHAELGHFSNVEIAQYVFTSLTDHVDGMGMNEDELAMLHGIHNIPVNDILQMNAISILEASLQCVLKSGLQKFIIHTREFTLCVCKPDVFDAVCELESMKFGVKCAAVFADTGILKNRNYVEKTASKLEESDFGLNEVEKIKEFINGKSYNNGTYGSRSGLSVGIIPTLISKNPISTVGLGDTFCAGTYLKQLELVKNPE
- the pfkC gene encoding ADP-specific phosphofructokinase, with protein sequence MELEHWEKNHSEAYSDISKSLENIKGIFVAYNSNIDAIKHIEKDDFDKLLKHVNLKNVKHRSMSFPRVIKDPDDLMARLVIAMRDGKAAEVPTYSTDVHEWLTNHIDFDNAYMGGQAGIISNFLANIDIKNVVTYVPWLSKEQAEYFTNSKNLLYPVVENSKLSFKHPINAYNPEYEPKVNWIMEFSKGLEVQCGEEEFVVPRDNRLILSSRPTWLRIDMSKELYEQLPELGKNVDGAILSGYQMIKENYEDGSTYHNYVKKSVDAIKRLKNGNPDIRIHVEFTSIQDKFIRERILKDIVSQHVHSLGLDTIEVANALNVLDYEELAYAVINKTEKGISALYEGAVRLLYELELERVHVHSLGYFICVVKNTHPVDIEDHRNALLFASTASAAKAKIGNIKSIDDIKKGLGTPVSEKGYNHLQELAKYLEKEGICLTEEFEKGYIRTPYHDVIIIPTKVVEKPVATVGIGDIISASAFAAVLAKMK
- the argJ gene encoding bifunctional ornithine acetyltransferase/N-acetylglutamate synthase yields the protein MKPIDGGICAVRGVHAGGIKPGKNGLGVITASGNSAGVFTRNKVIAAPLIVTRERITEKGHLSAVIMNSGNANAFTGEEGIDDSVYMAKLLADKLDIPDKQVGVASTGVIGKKLDTDWLDENIDEVLNSLSNSPDGSQSAARSIMTTDTFAKESAIELNNGIRIGGIAKGSGMIEPNMGTMLAFIYTDAVLDSKSLNKSLKAGVDKSFNMIVVDGDTSTNDMVLLTATGESGVETDINDFQEGLDFVLTDLAKMIARDGEGATKLIEVNVDGAFTYDDARLVAKSIVRSPLVKTAIFGHDPNWGRIIAAIGYSGANIRQDKISLAFSDGKNTVELVKNGRIVTNDRNSQDALKNIMEKKDIKILINLGMDNKSATAWGCDLTYDYIKINAEYTT